From one Gracilinanus agilis isolate LMUSP501 chromosome 5, AgileGrace, whole genome shotgun sequence genomic stretch:
- the PTGES3 gene encoding prostaglandin E synthase 3 isoform X4, which translates to MQPASAKWYDRRDYVFIEFCVEDSKDVNVNFEKSKLTFSCLGGSDNYKHLNEIDLFQYIDPNLNWLSVDFNNWKDWEDDSDEDMSNFDRFSEMMNNMGGDEDVDLPEVDGADDDSPDSDDEKMPDLE; encoded by the exons gCAGCCTGCTTCCGCAAAGTGGTACGACCGAAGGGACTATGTCTTTATTGAATTTTGTGTTGAAGACAGTAAAGATGTTAATGTAAATTTTGAAAAATCCAAACTTACTTTCAG TTGTCTTGGAGGAAGTGATAATTATAAACATTTAAATGAAATTGACCTTTTTCAGTATATTGATCCAAAT CTCAATTGGCTTAGTGTGGACTTCAATAATTGGAAAGATTGGGAAGATGATTCTGATGAAGACATGTCCAATTTTGATCGTTTTTCTGAG ATGATGAACAACATGGGAGGTGATGAGGATGTAGATTTACCAGAAGTAGATGGAGCAGATGat gaTTCACCAGACAGTGATGATGAAa AGATGCCAGATCTGGAGTAA
- the PTGES3 gene encoding prostaglandin E synthase 3 isoform X3, whose translation MQPASAKWYDRRDYVFIEFCVEDSKDVNVNFEKSKLTFSCLGGSDNYKHLNEIDLFQYIDPNDSKHKRTDRSILCCLRKGESGQSWPRLTKERAKLNWLSVDFNNWKDWEDDSDEDMSNFDRFSEMMNNMGGDEDVDLPEVDGADDDSPDSDDEKMPDLE comes from the exons gCAGCCTGCTTCCGCAAAGTGGTACGACCGAAGGGACTATGTCTTTATTGAATTTTGTGTTGAAGACAGTAAAGATGTTAATGTAAATTTTGAAAAATCCAAACTTACTTTCAG TTGTCTTGGAGGAAGTGATAATTATAAACATTTAAATGAAATTGACCTTTTTCAGTATATTGATCCAAAT GACTCCAAGCATAAAAGAACAGACAGATCTATCTTGTGTTGTTTACGGAAAGGAGAATCGGGACAGTCATGGCCAAGGTTAACAAAAGAAAGGGCAAAG CTCAATTGGCTTAGTGTGGACTTCAATAATTGGAAAGATTGGGAAGATGATTCTGATGAAGACATGTCCAATTTTGATCGTTTTTCTGAG ATGATGAACAACATGGGAGGTGATGAGGATGTAGATTTACCAGAAGTAGATGGAGCAGATGat gaTTCACCAGACAGTGATGATGAAa AGATGCCAGATCTGGAGTAA
- the PTGES3 gene encoding prostaglandin E synthase 3 isoform X2 yields MQPASAKWYDRRDYVFIEFCVEDSKDVNVNFEKSKLTFSCLGGSDNYKHLNEIDLFQYIDPNDSKHKRTDRSILCCLRKGESGQSWPRLTKERAKLNWLSVDFNNWKDWEDDSDEDMSNFDRFSEMMNNMGGDEDVDLPEVDGADDDSPDSDDETLQMLTKIPESSRQA; encoded by the exons gCAGCCTGCTTCCGCAAAGTGGTACGACCGAAGGGACTATGTCTTTATTGAATTTTGTGTTGAAGACAGTAAAGATGTTAATGTAAATTTTGAAAAATCCAAACTTACTTTCAG TTGTCTTGGAGGAAGTGATAATTATAAACATTTAAATGAAATTGACCTTTTTCAGTATATTGATCCAAAT GACTCCAAGCATAAAAGAACAGACAGATCTATCTTGTGTTGTTTACGGAAAGGAGAATCGGGACAGTCATGGCCAAGGTTAACAAAAGAAAGGGCAAAG CTCAATTGGCTTAGTGTGGACTTCAATAATTGGAAAGATTGGGAAGATGATTCTGATGAAGACATGTCCAATTTTGATCGTTTTTCTGAG ATGATGAACAACATGGGAGGTGATGAGGATGTAGATTTACCAGAAGTAGATGGAGCAGATGat gaTTCACCAGACAGTGATGATGAAa